ATGTGGCAAATTGACAAAACTGCCAAATGGGTTAGAATGTTGCAAATCTGTTCATGAGGTGATAATATCAAATTGTCCTAACCTTACCTTAAATGTAGAGGAAATGCATAACCTGTCTGTTTTATTAATAGATGGGTTGAAGTTTTTGCCAAAAGGATTAGCTCTCCACCCTAACTTGAAGACCATAATGATTAAAGGATGCATAGAGGATTATGATTATAGCCCTTTCCTAAACTTGCCTTCTCTTACAAAACTTTACTTGAACGATGGCCTTGGAAATGCCACCCAGCTTCCTAAACAACTTCAGCATCTCACTGCCTTAAAGATTTTAgccattgaaaatttttatggCATTGAAGTTCTTCCTGAATGGTTGAGAAAGCTTACATGTTTGGAGACTTTGGATCTTGTTCGTTGCAAAAACTTGAAACGGTTGCCTTCAAGAGGAGCCATGCGATGCCTCACCAAATTAAAGGATTTCAAAGTTATAGCATGTCCATTGTTGCTACTTGGGGGCCAAGCTGACCAAGAAGGTGCCAAGTATCTTCATATTCCAGCCTATCTTTGTCATGTGTATCAATCTAGAGGAAGCCCTCTTTCCAAAACATCTTCCATCTAAAGCTTGTATTATCATATCCAATGCATCCTTTGCCTTACCATTATGGACTTTCCTACAAACGGCCTTTTCTGGTTGGTGTCTTGCAAGACCTGGTGAAATCTTTACCATCTCTTCAAGGAGAAGACAATCGTGTGGTGGAAATTGCGTATGAAACGGGTGAGATGGAAACATACGAATGTGACAACAAAAGATCATGGTTTCGGTGGGGTTTAACTAATGGCTACACCAATCTGTTATTGTTGAAGACTACATGTAAAACAAGATGGGAATGTGTTACCAATAGTTAAATTTTTACGGTTGTACCTTAGTAGAGCTTGTTTAAGCTTGTTGATAGTTTGttagaaataattttgtttataaatactttGCAATCGttcactaattttaaatgtcaagTATTTGCAATCGttcactaattttaaatgtcaagTATTCAAAAATTCTTTTGCAATGTACTATTTATATTCACCCTACAACGGAAGACTATGGTCTCTAAACAATTTAGAAATCTGAGTTTGAATTGGTTTCGAGTTTATTAACTATTGCATTTGATGcattttaataatgtttgaGCTTTACTGAATCACCAAATCTTGAAAGTTTCCTGGTTAAAGTGAGCTTAGTTCAATGGTAATTGACATgtcttttcttcctaaaagTTGGAGATTTGATACTATGATCTTACCGTTTTTGTATTAACATAATGTGAAGGTATCATTTAGGATTTAGACTCCTCGTTTAATGTTTAGCAATTGGAGGTAATATGTTAGTGTTTTCATCAAACTCTACAACTCTAATAAAATAGTTGTCAATAAAAcgaaaattaaactattacaAGTTGATGAGACTAACATATATGAcataaaacatacaaaaataatatactattgatatattGGTTCATCCACTActgttcttttttctaatcttGCAAGTGTTCCTTCAATATTGTACGGATTTCAcatctttccttcttttaaatTGGAATAAACTATATTCTTCCTTTTGTAATTGTACTTTGACCTCTTGACACATTAAATgagttctctctctctttgtttttttgttgatatttttagtaattatCCACATGTAGAGTTTCTATGTAATCTATTTAGTTAATTGATGAGATGGTTTTTGGTTCTTaaattgttctcttttttttttccaaaaaagagagtttattttcttatctttttattataaataacataACAAAGGTATAAAACCACATAAAATAATAGCTTAAAAAGACTAATAGTTtagtctctaaacttttaaaagtttattctAATTTAGCCTTTTAGGGAGATTAGACAGTGGTTTGGTCATGGGGAATGGGAGAAGGGAAagatactttttatttttatggattttaacaatgaactatattattattgctacTGTCATGTGTGACTTCCATCAACTATTCAACAAAATTGAccataatctaaaatttgacacaaatttcaaacttgaaaattcaagagaaACCGTGTTTGTAAATTTCAACGAGAGCTTCAAAACATTTGTACCTTTGCCTTTTTAGTTCATACTTCATTCAACTAAGAACATTCATGCCTTTAACTTTTCGTCTTTCAAGTCTgcattgtttttaaaaataaaatgacataAAATGGAGCAAACATTGGATAATGATTATTCCGATTCTCTCATATGATTACAAAAACATGATTCTAGTTTTATTACTTACTGCTTACAATATGATTCTAAAAAACTTTCAGCATCTAATttcataattcttttattcaaagaatcaaattacacattaattaataatcgGATGAATGAGCCAATCAATGAATTAACGCTAAACTTGATCACGATACTTTATACAAAGTTAAGATTTATAAGATTGGGCTCTTAGAAGAAAATTTCAGGAGTTAGAAGCCTACTTAAAAAGTATATGGACATCTTCAGGACCGAAGCTTTGATGATATCAATTCCCCATATTTGTAGGAAGCACCTTCATGCAAACAAAAGGCAGAAATTTATAAGTGATAAATGACGTAAATAAGCCGTCAAACACAACGAATATAgataataattctttttaagagTATGACAATTTGAACCTTCAGCACAAACTCGTTACCGTTTGAGTTCCATTTTGTACAATAAAGTAATAGCAGCATGTAACATTAACTAATTAAAGCAGTTAAGCACATAACTTAGTGGATAAAGCAATTATTACTCGTTACCTCAAAGCTTCCAAAATTGTAGAACTAAGAAACATGGACTCTTCCCAAATGCACTCAGTTAGAGGAacgaaaatgatattttaaccaaaataatacCACATGGACTCCCCCTCCCAAATGCACTACAGATTGGTATCAccatataagaaaaaaatccaTCCAATGGTTAACTAATCACAAGATACACTTAAATGACATCTCCAATTATATCTCGGGTAGTTAATACTCCTTGCATCAACCAAGAAGCAATTCCTTCCTGTTTCCAAGATAACCCCCTGTGAATCCTTTGCTTTCGCTTCAACAAGTTCTCATTGCATCCAAGAAGTTAAAATCCGTTTTAATTAAGCCTGTCCATTATTCTAATGGCAAAAAAAGGGGACTGAGGATAAGAACTCTTCTGATAATTcagataaaattgaagaattatgTTCTTAGAAAAACATACAGTCACAACGCCACCAGATTTTTTGAGACATAACAACCTCTCTGTCAACCATAGCTGTCCTAATGAATTTCCTCCCGATGGTTCAAAGAAGACCTTAAACAAAAGGAGTACTCTATTCAACGAAAAACCCTTCTGTCCCGCGGCCTCCTACTATTCCATGTGTGGATGATAATGTGGAGACGGAAGTCTGAGCTACGTGAagctgattttttttctttcttaatatGAAACAGAGACGTACATTCATCAAAAGAGCCAAAAGAACAACCTAAAGATAGGGGTAGAGGAAACCCCCTCCaacactattttaaaaaaaaggaaggaaaaaaagagctCTCCGATTGTTAATAATCACAAGAAAGCTATAACTACAAAACAATTTGAGATAATTTTGTGCACCACCAATGAACGTATGCTAAACAAAGCTCAAGAGGAAATAATCAAAACTTATCTTCAAACATCTTTCATTCATTTCCTTTCAAAGACAGCATAAAAGTGCACGAGTAGCACGTCTCTAAAGGATTTTAGATATACTTGATGACTTAGATGAATATACATCTCTATTTcctacaaataaaaaaaaaaagcaatttaaaaaaaatgtatttatgcTTAGGCTGAGAATTGCAACTTAGAATCTGACGGTGTACTTGACAATTCAAATGTagaagcttttggatgaatttttCAGGATTGTGAAAAGGAGTTTCCTTCTAAATTGGATGTTCCTTATTCTAGTTCCGAATCTGTACATCCAAATTTGCATCTCTCATTGAAGTTTGTAGTCTCCAGATGCAGAAATTTCTCCCTTCATTTCAGAAAGAGAATGAACAATCAAAGAGAGGGGCTTGAAAACTTTGGTTAGATCCCATTTAGCCTTGAAAATTCCTAAGGGATAGACAAATTGAGATTCATGCCCCGTGTATCTATACTTGAATAAAAGATCAAGTCTAAAAtgaatcattcaaaatttcagaATAGATAAATCctaaaaatcaaacatcaTCTATACTTGCATAAAATCAAtgtgaagttttaaaatgaatcaTGCGTAcccaaataaattaatgtttctATTTGTATTCACTATGCATCAAAAGACCTGGGTAAATCTTCCTCCAACAAAGGTTTGTTGAAGCGGGTATGAAAGACGCCTCTACCAGCAATAATAGAACTCTAAATTAGAGAGAGATAGATGGGATTAATAACATACCAAACCAAGAGCTTCCGCAGCGGTGCTATGACTATCTTTACCACAAATACCAATAAACATATTCATTAATGATTCTCTCTGTTCTACCTTCAAGACTTTCTTCAAGCCTAGAGTCAACATCTCCATCTCAGGCTGGAGAACCAACGAAGATAACATCAGAAAATTGGAGTAAATACAAGTTTAATACGAAAGTTCAGGATACATACCGAGGACTTCTCAGGAGGGAATATCTGTATAATGTGACAGATCTTCAACAACTCAGCATTTGCTTCTGAATGTCTGTCTTGCATCACTAGAGCCTGTGGTGTGATAAATTGGCTTAGCAGGATCCTCTTCATTGTATATcatttaaacaataaagaagTTGGGTTTCTTTAGACCAACAACTACAGGGTTATCCTcgtttttcactttttctcaaGGGTAAGTGATGTGTATTTTAGTTTCAGTAAGGTTGTGGCAGAGAGTAGGttcagttttattttattcagttGAAGATTTGTAACTTTCTAATTACTAGATCAaaagattttatatatatatatatatatgttggatACAAAACTATTTAACTGctgatattttaattaatatctccGTTCATGAGGCCCAAGCCCACTATTTCTAACAAATCATtggaaattataaaaatatttacccaGGCCTGTAAGAAGTACGAACGCATTCTAGCAGCAACAGCAGCAGAAACTATCCTGGCAGCACGGACATTCTCAATGCCAATGTCCTCAGCAAGCCCAGCAATAAAATTTGGACCATCCTCaccattaataaaaattaagtgtGGGTAAATGGGAGTCCTGCAAATTCCAAATAAGTTACAACCAGATGAACATTTAAAACCTCAGtatgagagaaagagagagagagaggagagagagagagagcataTATTTGTAGGAGTACAATTATAAAGTTACCTGCTAtagatatttaaaacaaagtcCACAGATGCTCGATAAAATGAATCACGCATATTTTCTGTGTTGAAGGAAACTTTTACTCCAGATATCCTGCATATTTCACGCAACTGCTCATCCATTCAGGCACAGAGAAGTGCAGGCAATGATAAAACAATCAGCATGGTAATAAGGAATCAACTACTACTAATgatgaaaattcaaacaaatttgacaaTGCCATTCATacatgaaaattttccatGCCAGTGGAGGAAaaaacttttacaaaaatggtttggaaaatataatatcagTCTAATATATTGATTTGCTTAAATCTTCAATATGAAATTGTCAAGAGAAAGAACATGAATCTTCAATATGAAATTGTCAACAAATATGCTTATTTGGCGATCTTTGTGGATCCTTCAAATTATAGCGGACAAGATATATCGTGGAACGGCTGCAAGTTGTAAGGTCTTAACTATTTGATATCTTAGATTAGAACAGCATTTTTCAATCAATACTATAATCTAGCCAGATCTTATTCAATAACCAAAGCAATTGATCTATCCCCTTTACATATTCCAAGCTCATTATCCTTTAAGTTAAATTGCTCAGCGATAGGAAAGCTACTGTATGACATTCTGCTAGTTTGGTTAATGCAATTGTCTTGATGCAAGTAGCTTCAGGTTTTCCTTTCCTTTAAACTTATAACGTCAGAAACTAGAACATTCAACTCAGCAGAATCCTCACATTTGCAATGaatttcaagttttctttttaaagaaaccatactttcatttaaaaaaatggaagaatacAAGAACATACAAAAACAAACCCCATAAAATAAGACTCCAACACTAACTACGGAGAGAACTCCACTCTAAAAGAATAAGATAAATGTTCTAAAAGAATAAGATAAATGTCATTATTACAAAACTGTCAAGTGGCTGACACCCAAACGGAAGCATTAAACCTCACCAACATCCAAACCTCCTCTCTAAATTATGAACCAAAACGTCTTGATAACTTACTCATATGACATGCCAactaagaaagaaaggaatagaaGTTTAACCACGAAAATCTAATATCTTTTAATGGATTATAAAAGAACTGATTGTAgcaatacaaaatttaacttttacatTGTGTAGACTGGAAGTAGCTAGGTTTCTGTTCATATATTGTAAGAAAACTACACCACATCCAAAACGTTATGTCAAGAGGTACTAACCACTACAATCATTGAATTCATAGTATGTATTATCAGGCAAGGAACATCACATAATAATTATGAACGTGATCTCTAGAAAAATGATACACAAGATGAAAGTAATCACCTTTACCATACACACATATAGATCCAAACAAATACAGATTGTGCATGAATCAAACACTTCAGTAGGCCTTAAATGCAATCACAGATGCTATCATCATGGTAAAAATGAGTTTACGCGCTATTTATCCATATACATCATTTACAAAATCCACTAGTGCAAAGGTAGAAGAATAAAAACCAAGTGAGCAGACAAATCAAAAAggtaaacatttaattttcttcatttacaACTAGAGTTTTGAAAGTCCTTAATGCTCTCATTCAAGTAATTCCACCTTTATCTCGTTTTCCTATTGCTTacttttgtgtttgaaaagaaaaatgagagtgTTGAATAATTCCAAAATATAAAGCATGATGGACGAtagatgaaaatgatgaaattcaGTAGATCATAGATTAATGCACTCAAAATTCACCCATTGTAGTTTTAAAGAACACCACTCACTTGAACAATATCGTCCTCCATGAAATCCCGCCCACTCATTCTATTGTCCACAAGGGCTGGGAATCAAGTGGGTCAGTTCAGCTTGAATTTCCAATAAAGAGTATAACATAATGGCAATTCGGAaatcatacaaatttttttgtcaGCAGATACAAAAACAGCTTGTTACTACAAGAATTATGCTTAATGAAGTCAGAATAATAGATAAAACATTTTAACATATTAGAAATCTTTGTGCACTAACCTCGGACTAATCTGTTAGCTTCTATCTGATACTCTTGCCTATTCGCCGTAGCATTCCGTCGGGGAACTGCCGGAGGCCACCATTTTGGCAACCTTTCTCCACCCCAAACCCCGTTCTTCGAAATTTCACTTGAAACATCATTCAGAGCCATTGTGTCCGCTAACACGGGACTGTCCAATAACCctaaaagattatttttcttccccATACCTTTATTTCGCGCTACAACACTCCTCCTAGTCCCAACAACAACCTCTCGTCCACCAAGGCTCCGGTCCCTTCTCATTACAGGGGCCGTATACCCAGAACTAAATTTGTTACCCAAACGAGATACAATCCCAACTAAAAACTTAACTACAAAGACCACAACAAAGCTCAACAGCACCAATTGGCCAACGAATTCCACAGTGGAACGACGACAAGAGACGGTCAGCGTTCGATTTTGGTCATCAAAGGCAATCAATGTCCGCAAATCGTCGAAAGCGTCCAATCCCGATGACAGAAACTGGCGGAGGTGGGAGCGGGAAGTGTAGTAAACGGAGTAGAAAAGAGAGGAGGCTTCGGCGGCGACTTGGTCGAGTTCAATTACAGTTTGGAGGTTCGAATCAGAGGAAGAGGGTGAGGAGTCGAAGGGATGGTGGGTGGTGGTGCGGAGTTTGGTGAGGCTGTTTTTCCGGCGAGTACGACGACGTGGTTTGAAGCAGGAGACAGGGGTGAAGAGTGGTCGGGAGTCCGGCGAGGAGAAGCGGCGGTTGAAATGGAGGTTATGGCGACGGGAAGTGAATGGATATGGAAGGAAGAGGCAGAGTGTGGTTGCTGTGGTGTCCATTAGTCCATGTAGAGCAAAAGAATTGGAAGCTCCGTTTTTCCACACCTAAAATGGTGGaatgattatatatacaatacaaTAAAGCTTTGACGTTAGGTAAAATTCTGCGCTCCGATTTGGCGCCTCTTCTTCCGCCGTCGCCGGAGCTCACTTTCAGTTTGCAGACTATTGCTCACTTAGGCCCGAGCTCCGATTGGTTAGGGTTTTGTTATTGGAAGCTTaatacaattttgttattttgtgtTAGTCTCTGCTAAGCTACAAAACATGGAATATAtactttacaaaatttaatttctcaactttGAGTATACACCAAGATGCTACATTCTTGTTCACACAATCGTTATATTAGATAAAAGTTAAATGATATAGGTCGTGTTATATGAGCCAATATCAATTTGACAAGTTACCATAATTATTCCATTGTACTTTAGAGTTACAATATTGTTATAGTAAAAATCTTCAGAACTAGGGTTTACTTCTCAATATCCAATAGTTTAATTGATTAGTCTTTTATAAAACAGATTAAATTTAGTCATTCCAAAGTTACAATGAATTAAATGCAATTTATCGAAGTGAATCTCACCTGCGTTTAGAGTTtatctaaatttgtaattgaaatCATTGACTTTATGATTTTCATTCTAAACAATTATAGATTGCATGAAAACTACacctcatttttattattcactTCACACGATTTAATGTTTTTGCTCGTATATTTTTTGTAGAGCAACAGATCAAGGTATTAAACCATAATACTATCAaattaacccaaaaaaaaaacttattttctttggtaCGTGAGgatgaaaattcaaagttgTTAACATTCATAATATTGGTAATGTTAATTGTTAAGATTAGAACATTCAAAGAAATAAGCATTATAATTCTATTTTACCATTTCTCGCTTTCTGATTGGTTAACAACCATCATTATTCATTCATTGTTCTTCCACTCTAagttacattatatatatgtgtgtgagtGTGTTATTTTTTAACGTATATAAGAGAGTACCGTTCCGAATTTTGGCAGTGGCACGTGCCTGCATTCCTCTCCTCCACATCACGCGAACCGCCGCCCACCAGCCGGTCACCTGCAATCCCAACGCCGCCCCATCTCTGCACGCGAACCACGCCGCCCATCTCTTCCCTCAATCTGCTTCAAGGTTTGttccttattttatttttcttttgagattcTGTTGCGTTTGGGTTGCTGAGATCACAATTGAATGTTCgtatttgtattattaattaatctccATCTGGTTGTTATTTGGTGAGTTGGTAAAATCAATCTCtaggttttcttttcatttcatttgtttttagttattcGGTTATTTTATTCCCGTGGTTGATTCATTGATTCAGCTTCTTCTAGATCTTGTACGACTTTTCTCAATTTGCTACGCGAACCCTAGGATTTTTGTCGATTGGATTTCTTTTGCTTGTTTGCTTATTTGATCGActagttattttgtttttgttcttttttttctcattttgaacttttttgcAGTGAAGGGAGGGAGGTGAATTAATAGTTTTCGGCAGATATGGTTTCCTTCGAAATGAATGACCGCAAGAGTGAGTTACTTTTTCTCTTATGGATATGTTGTTTTTTCCGGCAGATATGAATGACCGCGACGATGTTAATCTAGTATTTTTGCTTCTCGTCGTTGCCTGGATTTTTGGAACTGGAATGTGCTGATTGCATTATGGTCATCGACTCATTCACTTAGTTTAGTGCCTAGTTATGAGCCCTAGGTTTCTTAGAGATTCTGTGCGGTGTATTTTGTTGAGTATTGTACGTCTACTTAGCAATGGTCGTGCATAAAGGAGGGAAGTTATGtgattttttctaataattttgtttcttatatgAATTGCTTTTGTAATGGCATTAATGATGAATTTGCAAATGAGCAGAGATTGGGCTAGGACTTACAGgatttggggtatttttctcattcctcggaattgtcttcttttttgaCAAGGGATTACTTGCTATGGGAAATGTAAGTgtagaatttatatttttctcaacccaaataaaaacaattgcAAATCTTGTTTCATTCTAATGTAACCTCTTAACACCACATCTCTTCTTTGGTTCACCGAATCAGATCCTGTTCTTCTCAGGAGTAACTCTCACCATTGGACTAAAGTCAACCATGCAATTCTTTATGAAACGTCAAAATTTTAAGGTTGGACATCCTAGAGAGACCTTTCCCCGTATGCTTTTTCTTTGGTGTGCATGCTTTTTGTTTGACGgtgtacttttcatcatttatgcagggaacaatttcttttggtttagggttcttttttgttatcatAGGATGGCCAATCTTTGGCATGATATTGGAAGCATATGGTTTCGTTGTCCTTTTCAGGTTTGTTGGATATAGATGGCCATTTGCCAGAATTTGGATTTGTATGTACATATCTTTTTACTCTTTGGCCATGCTGAATGTTGATAAATTATGCTGTGCAGTGGCTTCTGGCCAACATTGGCAGTCTTTCTTCAGAAAATTCCTGTTCTTGGATGGTTATTTCAGCAACCATATGTCAGATCGGTTAGTTTGtgctttttaattaataaattgtaatCCGttgtttgaataatttttaaatatatggatATTGTTTCCTTCATGGAGCCTTTtttctataacaaaattaatcgTTTTATCTGGAGTTCCATTATAACATATTGTAAGAAAAGGGGCTGTAAGAAATTTGCACCAATTGTCGTCTTTTCttccatcttctttttaattgttgggaAGATGTAGTGGAGAAATGATGACCAAAGCAATCTCTTATATACTGTAACGATAACCCCCCTAATGCAATAGGTATATCAAGGAGGGAGTAAAACAATGATTAGAAGGGGAGGGAATGTTAACTTAAAAGATTTCTGGTTTCTTGCAACAAGCCGCTTTAGCTAGTATGAGGTAGAGAATGAGTGAGGAAGATGATAGAACCCggatatattaatataaaagataacCAAATTACATGATAAACCAAGTGACTCGAGGTTCTTGGACCCTCACTTCTTGAGATCTCACACTCTGAGATCTCTCATGCCCTAGTTCATATACCAAACATTGCTTACCTTCTTCCCTCCCCTCCCCTcccctctatttataaccaaattCCCTAACATCCTCCCTAACTAACTACTAATGGACCTCTAATATTTATCTAGTACCAATCCTAAAAGAAGAGTAGGGGAATATAAGTGGTTAAAAGAGTGGGGGGTAGGGGGAACTTTCAGGTGATATGATGTAAGGTGGGGGTATTAGGTTCAATAAATCTAGTGTAGCAAGAGCATTGTAGTATTTCAGAATACCTAAATTTGTATCTTTGGGTTTTCATTATTGGGACCTTTGGCCTCTagttaaaaaaatcttcaCTTGCTCAACATTCGATTTCTCATCCACCAACCATTTTGATCAGATCTCTCATGTTTGTGTTTTCCTccatttgaatttgtttgtcTCTTTTTGCACATGGCATTGCCATCCAAACCAAAGTATGCCATCTAACCTAACTCGAACACAtagggttgggttggatttgGTTCCTTCTCTAACTGGATTGATCAGGTGGGGAACTAACCTACTCAAAAGCGCAGGTTGgtctaaaa
This is a stretch of genomic DNA from Cucumis sativus cultivar 9930 chromosome 4, Cucumber_9930_V3, whole genome shotgun sequence. It encodes these proteins:
- the LOC101216122 gene encoding uncharacterized protein LOC101216122 isoform X1 gives rise to the protein MDTTATTLCLFLPYPFTSRRHNLHFNRRFSSPDSRPLFTPVSCFKPRRRTRRKNSLTKLRTTTHHPFDSSPSSSDSNLQTVIELDQVAAEASSLFYSVYYTSRSHLRQFLSSGLDAFDDLRTLIAFDDQNRTLTVSCRRSTVEFVGQLVLLSFVVVFVVKFLVGIVSRLGNKFSSGYTAPVMRRDRSLGGREVVVGTRRSVVARNKGMGKKNNLLGLLDSPVLADTMALNDVSSEISKNGVWGGERLPKWWPPAVPRRNATANRQEYQIEANRLVRALVDNRMSGRDFMEDDIVQLREICRISGVKVSFNTENMRDSFYRASVDFVLNIYSRTPIYPHLIFINGEDGPNFIAGLAEDIGIENVRAARIVSAAVAARMRSYFLQAWALVMQDRHSEANAELLKICHIIQIFPPEKSSPEMEMLTLGLKKVLKVEQRESLMNMFIGICGKDSHSTAAEALGLGEISASGDYKLQ
- the LOC101216122 gene encoding uncharacterized protein LOC101216122 isoform X2 is translated as MDTTATTLCLFLPYPFTSRRHNLHFNRRFSSPDSRPLFTPVSCFKPRRRTRRKNSLTKLRTTTHHPFDSSPSSSDSNLQTVIELDQVAAEASSLFYSVYYTSRSHLRQFLSSGLDAFDDLRTLIAFDDQNRTLTVSCRRSTVEFVGQLVLLSFVVVFVVKFLVGIVSRLGNKFSSGYTAPVMRRDRSLGGREVVVGTRRSVVARNKGMGKKNNLLGLLDSPVLADTMALNDVSSEISKNGVWGGERLPKWWPPAVPRRNATANRQEYQIEANRLVRALVDNRMSGRDFMEDDIVQLREICRISGVKVSFNTENMRDSFYRASVDFVLNIYSRTPIYPHLIFINGEDGPNFIAGLAEDIGIENVRAARIVSAAVAARMRSYFLQAWALVMQDRHSEANAELLKICHIIQIFPPEKSSPEMEMLTLGLKKVLKVEQRESLMNMFIGICGKDSHSTAAEALGLVLPTNMGN
- the LOC101209894 gene encoding vesicle transport protein GOT1; amino-acid sequence: MVSFEMNDRKKIGLGLTGFGVFFSFLGIVFFFDKGLLAMGNILFFSGVTLTIGLKSTMQFFMKRQNFKGTISFGLGFFFVIIGWPIFGMILEAYGFVVLFSGFWPTLAVFLQKIPVLGWLFQQPYVRSFFDKYRGRRVPV